The proteins below come from a single Faecalibaculum rodentium genomic window:
- a CDS encoding alpha/beta fold hydrolase — protein sequence MKTEHFSLTSRQDGLPLDVLLTLPDDPGTLSGIVQISHGMCEHKERYLPFMEFLAARGYGAVIHDHRGHGQQALESGTLGFFGDEDGEAIVEDLHQVTCGIRARFRDVPVTLLGHSMGSLVARKYLKTHDDQISALILSGAPWNNPGAQAGLVLARTLAKVRGGRHRSRFIHELADGAFGRKFGGNAWLSANEENVQAFNDHPLDGFHFTLNGYMNLFSLVRDVYSPKGWQMKHPDLPVFFIAGEDDPVIGSRQKWIAEQDFLRTLGYQDVRGTLYPAMRHEILLEKEARVVMNDILTFLVTSRDPETDV from the coding sequence ATGAAAACCGAACACTTTTCCCTGACCTCCCGGCAGGATGGCCTGCCGCTGGACGTCTTGCTGACCCTCCCGGATGATCCCGGGACGCTGTCAGGCATCGTGCAGATCTCCCATGGCATGTGCGAGCACAAGGAGCGGTATCTGCCGTTCATGGAGTTTCTCGCCGCACGGGGCTATGGGGCGGTGATCCATGACCACCGGGGACACGGACAGCAGGCGCTGGAGTCCGGCACCCTGGGATTTTTCGGGGACGAAGACGGAGAGGCCATTGTCGAAGACCTCCATCAGGTCACCTGCGGCATCCGGGCCCGGTTCAGGGATGTGCCCGTCACGCTGCTGGGGCATTCCATGGGATCGCTCGTGGCCCGCAAGTATCTGAAGACCCATGACGACCAGATCTCGGCGCTGATTCTCTCCGGGGCCCCCTGGAACAATCCGGGTGCACAGGCGGGACTGGTGCTGGCCAGGACCCTGGCGAAAGTCAGGGGCGGCCGCCACCGCTCGCGGTTCATACACGAACTGGCGGATGGGGCCTTTGGCCGCAAATTCGGCGGCAATGCCTGGCTTTCGGCCAATGAAGAGAATGTGCAGGCGTTCAACGACCATCCCCTGGACGGGTTCCATTTCACGCTCAACGGGTACATGAACCTGTTCAGCCTCGTGCGGGATGTCTACAGTCCGAAGGGCTGGCAGATGAAACACCCGGATCTGCCGGTGTTCTTCATAGCCGGCGAGGATGACCCGGTCATCGGATCCCGTCAGAAATGGATCGCCGAACAGGATTTTCTGCGCACCCTGGGCTACCAGGATGTGCGTGGGACACTGTATCCGGCTATGCGGCATGAGATATTGCTGGAGAAAGAGGCCCGGGTGGTCATGAATGACATACTGACGTTTCTGGTAACATCCAGAGACCCGGAAACTGACGTATAA
- a CDS encoding zinc-binding dehydrogenase, producing the protein MKTRAIRLYGVDDIRLEEFELPEIADDEILVKVVSDSICMSTWKTVKQGAKHKRVPDDVHENPVIIGHEFAGDIIQVGKKWQDRFQPGQKFAQQPAISGHMESPGYSYQWCGGDTEYCIFPNDIIEAGCLWTYDGDAYFASSVAEPVSCCIGGYHTNYHTKPGSYEHVMGTKEGGSILILGGCGPMGLGAISYGLTFENKPKRIVVTEISDARIARAREVISEKEAARHGVELVYVNTASLEDPEKHLMDLTEGKGYDDVFVYIPNAAVCEMGNRLLAYDGCMNLFAGPTNAEFSATVNLYDSHYSRTKIIGSTGGTIDDMKEAIEKNADGRIESAVMITHVGGLDSAVEVTKDLPNVPGGKKLVYTHINMPMTAIEDLDSLADKDPFFLELDKVCRENRGLWSAKAERMLLEHFAETAAWCRACGPGRSRPLTRVYTYVRISRIPAQKGQRISAVPLSVCRAWCTSSW; encoded by the coding sequence ATGAAGACAAGAGCGATTCGCCTGTATGGCGTGGATGACATCCGGCTGGAGGAATTCGAGCTGCCGGAAATCGCAGACGACGAGATCCTGGTCAAGGTGGTCTCGGATTCCATCTGCATGTCCACATGGAAAACCGTGAAGCAGGGAGCAAAGCACAAGCGGGTGCCCGATGATGTGCACGAGAATCCGGTGATCATCGGCCACGAATTTGCGGGGGATATCATCCAGGTCGGCAAAAAGTGGCAGGACCGGTTCCAGCCGGGGCAGAAATTCGCCCAGCAGCCGGCAATTTCCGGACATATGGAATCTCCGGGATACTCCTACCAGTGGTGCGGCGGAGATACAGAATACTGCATTTTTCCCAATGACATCATTGAAGCCGGCTGCCTCTGGACGTATGACGGCGATGCGTATTTCGCCAGTTCCGTGGCGGAGCCGGTGTCCTGCTGCATCGGCGGGTATCACACAAACTACCACACGAAGCCCGGCAGCTATGAACATGTCATGGGGACAAAGGAGGGTGGCAGCATCCTGATTCTCGGCGGCTGCGGCCCCATGGGACTGGGTGCCATTTCCTATGGGCTGACGTTTGAAAACAAGCCAAAGCGCATCGTGGTGACGGAAATCAGCGATGCCAGGATCGCCCGGGCGCGTGAGGTCATCAGCGAAAAAGAAGCCGCCAGACATGGTGTGGAGCTGGTATACGTGAACACGGCATCCCTGGAGGACCCGGAGAAACATCTGATGGATCTCACAGAGGGGAAAGGCTATGACGATGTGTTTGTCTATATCCCCAATGCGGCGGTCTGCGAAATGGGAAACCGGCTGCTGGCTTACGACGGGTGCATGAACCTGTTTGCCGGACCGACAAATGCGGAGTTTTCCGCAACGGTGAATCTCTATGACAGCCACTATTCGCGCACCAAGATCATCGGCTCCACGGGCGGGACGATCGACGACATGAAGGAAGCCATCGAAAAGAACGCGGATGGCCGCATTGAGTCGGCAGTGATGATCACGCATGTGGGCGGTCTGGATTCGGCGGTGGAGGTCACGAAAGATCTCCCGAATGTGCCAGGGGGAAAGAAACTGGTATACACGCACATAAACATGCCTATGACGGCCATTGAAGATCTGGACAGTCTTGCAGACAAAGATCCCTTTTTCCTGGAACTGGACAAAGTCTGCCGGGAAAACCGCGGACTGTGGTCGGCAAAAGCAGAACGGATGCTGCTGGAACATTTTGCCGAAACAGCTGCATGGTGTCGTGCCTGCGGTCCGGGCAGATCCCGGCCGCTGACGCGCGTATACACGTATGTTCGAATCTCGAGAATACCTGCGCAAAAGGGACAGCGGATATCTGCTGTCCCTTTGTCGGTGTGCCGGGCATGGTGCACTTCTAGCTGGTGA
- the ltrA gene encoding group II intron reverse transcriptase/maturase encodes MPRMIERIAHPANLETACRKVKANKGSAGVDGMGVEELSEYMEAHKEEISNGLLKGTYKPQPARRVYIPKPNGKKRPLGIPTVVDRVIQQAVSQQLSQVYEPVFSEYSYGFRPDRSAQQAVLQAMVYLNEGYDWIVDLDIEKFFDRVNQDKLISIIREQMNESEVLGLIRKFLKAGVMENGVKQKTEEGTPQGGPLSPLLANIYLDKFDKELEKRGLRFVRYADDCIIFTKSEKAAHRVMASVISWLKRKLFLTASAEKTRVVRPTKGKFLGFTFWKGSDGWKCRPHDDSKKRLKEKIRSVTVRRKAAAIPLAVTFTRINQIMRGWINYYRIGAMSMWLKETFGPWMRHRVRVVILKQWKRRGTIFTNLWKLNGRISHPFPKSYVFAQSMTHCGWYRLGNNEVVNMILNPHILSLKRKDRPGLVDPWKYYSCA; translated from the coding sequence ATGCCGAGAATGATCGAGAGGATCGCACATCCCGCCAATCTGGAAACAGCCTGCAGGAAGGTGAAAGCCAACAAAGGCAGTGCCGGAGTTGATGGGATGGGGGTGGAAGAACTGTCCGAATACATGGAGGCTCACAAGGAGGAGATCAGTAATGGTCTGCTGAAAGGGACCTATAAGCCCCAGCCTGCAAGAAGGGTCTATATCCCCAAACCAAACGGGAAGAAAAGGCCCCTGGGCATCCCTACAGTCGTTGACAGGGTGATCCAGCAGGCAGTGAGTCAGCAGCTGTCGCAAGTCTATGAGCCTGTATTCAGCGAATACAGCTATGGATTCCGACCGGACAGGAGTGCCCAGCAGGCGGTCCTGCAAGCCATGGTCTACCTGAACGAAGGATATGACTGGATCGTGGATCTGGACATAGAGAAGTTCTTTGACCGGGTGAATCAGGACAAGCTGATCTCCATCATCCGGGAACAGATGAATGAATCCGAAGTACTGGGACTCATTCGGAAATTCCTGAAAGCAGGAGTGATGGAGAATGGCGTGAAGCAGAAAACAGAGGAAGGAACGCCTCAGGGTGGCCCGCTGTCCCCGCTTCTGGCCAATATCTATCTGGACAAGTTCGACAAGGAGCTTGAAAAGAGAGGACTGCGATTCGTGAGGTATGCGGATGACTGCATCATCTTCACGAAGAGCGAAAAGGCGGCACACCGTGTGATGGCCAGTGTGATCAGCTGGCTGAAGCGGAAGCTGTTCCTGACAGCCAGCGCCGAGAAAACCAGAGTAGTGAGACCAACCAAAGGAAAGTTCCTCGGGTTCACATTCTGGAAGGGCAGCGATGGATGGAAGTGCAGGCCGCATGATGACAGCAAGAAACGCCTGAAGGAGAAGATCAGGAGCGTGACTGTCCGCAGAAAAGCGGCGGCCATACCGCTGGCGGTCACATTCACGAGGATCAACCAGATCATGCGGGGGTGGATCAACTACTACCGAATCGGTGCGATGAGTATGTGGCTGAAGGAAACATTTGGCCCATGGATGAGGCACCGGGTGAGGGTAGTGATCCTGAAGCAGTGGAAGCGCAGGGGAACGATCTTCACCAACCTGTGGAAGCTCAATGGACGGATCAGCCACCCATTTCCCAAGTCATATGTCTTTGCGCAGAGCATGACGCACTGTGGCTGGTACAGACTGGGAAACAACGAAGTGGTGAACATGATCCTGAACCCGCATATTCTCTCGTTGAAAAGAAAGGATCGGCCTGGACTGGTCGATCCCTGGAAATACTACTCTTGTGCATAA